In one window of Primulina tabacum isolate GXHZ01 chromosome 8, ASM2559414v2, whole genome shotgun sequence DNA:
- the LOC142554125 gene encoding LOW QUALITY PROTEIN: glucose-1-phosphate adenylyltransferase large subunit 1-like (The sequence of the model RefSeq protein was modified relative to this genomic sequence to represent the inferred CDS: deleted 1 base in 1 codon): protein MMDACCHFGTLSRGGFVNGGNGFWGEKIRGSLSNCWMNQWGNGLNLEKKERKIKPGVAYCVLTRENIQETLTVQAPKFERHKANPKNVAAIILGGGAGTQLFPLTSKAATPAVPVGGCYRLIDIPMSNCINSGINKIFVLTQFNSASLNRHISRTYTGNGLNFGDGFVEVLAATQTAGETGKQWFQGTADAVRQFIWVFEDAKAKDVDNILILSGDHLYRMDYMDFVQNHIDRNADLTLSCAAVGDSRASDFGLVKIDSRGRITQFAEKPWGADKKAMQVDTSIIGLSPLDAAKSPYIASMGVYAFRTDILLNLLRWRYPNSNDFGSEIIPAAIKEYNVQAYVFRDYWEDIGTIKSFYEANLALTDEFPKFEFYDPKTPFYTSPRFLPPTKIDKCKIKDAIISHGCFLRECIVEHSIVGERSRLDCGVELKDTLMMGADNYQTEPEIASLLAQGKVPMGIGRDTKIRNCIIDKNARIGKNVIIMNKDGVQEGNRQEEGFCIRSGITVILEKATINDGTVI from the exons atgatggaTGCTTGCTGCCATTTTGGAACTTTGAGCAGAGGTGGATTTGTTAATGGAGGTAATGGATTTTGGGGAGAGAAGATTAGAGGGAGTTTGAGTAATTGTTGGATGAATCAATGGggaaatggtttgaatcttgaGAAGAAGGAAAGGAAGATCAAACCTGGGGTTGCTTATTGTGTACTCACCAGAGAAAATATCCAAGAAACTCTG ACTGTCCAGGCACCAAAATTCGAGAGGCACAAGGCGAATCCGAAGAATGTGGCGGCAATAATTCTTGGAGGAGGTGCAGGCACGCAGCTTTTCCCTCTTACAAGCAAAGCCGCAACCCCAGCT GTTCCAGTAGGAGGATGTTATAGGCTGATCGATATACCGATGAGCAACTGTATCAACAGTGGCATCAACAAGATCTTTGTTCTTACACAGTTCAATTCTGCTTCCCTCAATCGTCACATCTCTCGAACCTATACTGGAAACGGTCTCAACTTTGGTGATGGATTTGTTGAG GTTTTGGCTGCTACTCAAACGGCAGGAGAAACGGGAAAACAGTGGTTCCAAGGAACCGCAGATGCTGTCAGGCAATTTATTTGGGTATTTGAG GACGCAAAGGCAAAAGACGTTGACAACATATTGATACTATCAGGGGATCACCTTTATAGGATGGATTATATGGACTTTGTTCAG AACCATATTGACCGAAATGCGGATCTCACTCTTTCATGTGCAGCTGTGGGTGACAG CCGAGCATCGGATTTTGGACTGGTGAAGATTGATAGCCGAGGAAGAATAACCCAATTTGCCGAAAAACCTTGGGGAGCTGATAAGAAAGCAATG CAAGTGGATACATCTATCATAGGACTGTCACCTCTCGATGCAGCAAAATCTCCATACATCGCTTCAATGGGTGTCTATGCA TTTAGGACAGACATTTTGTTAAATCTCCTGAGGTGGAGATATCCAAATTCGAATGACTTTGGATCGGAAATAATACCCGCTGCTATAAAAGAATACAACGTGCAA GCATATGTATTCAGAGACTATTGGGAGGATATCGGAACGATAAAATCATTCTACGAAGCTAATCTAGCTCTTACCGATGAG TTTCCTAAGTTTGAGTTTTACGATCCAAAGACTCCTTTCTATACGTCTCCTCGTTTCTTACCACCGACCAAAATCGACAAATGCAAG ATTAAGGATGCAATAATCTCACACGGGTGTTTCTTACGAGAATGCATAGTCGAACACTCGATTGTGGGCGAGCGCTCTCGTTTAGACTGCGGTGTGGAACTGAAG GATACATTAATGATGGGGGCCGATAATTACCAAACAGAACCTGAAATCGCCTCCCTCCTCGCACAAGGGAAAGTTCCCATGGGGATAGGCAGAGATACAAAAATCAG GAACTGTATTATTGACAAGAATGCAAGAATAGGGAAAAATGTGATCATCATGAACAAAGAT GGTGTTCAAGAAGGTAACAGACAGGAAGAAGGATTCTGTATTCGTTCAGGGATCACCGTCATACTCGAGAAGGCAACGATCAACGATGGAACAGTCATATAA